The following are encoded in a window of Amphibacillus xylanus NBRC 15112 genomic DNA:
- a CDS encoding LCP family protein, translating into MKKDNQAPSRLVKREVKKKQRNKKLIIFLVVPIVLLFLLIISYGVSVFFKAQQVVDNSFESDGRDGGSELREDEIDPNVDNVSILFIGVDQGGTRGNSGHGLSDALILATLNKEENSVKLLSIPRDSYVYVPERDRYTKINHAHSYGGAKATIETVENLLEVPIDYFVRINFDAFIDIVDTLNGVKVDVPYEIKEMDSNDTKGAIHLLPGEQWLNGEEALAFARTRKKDNDIERGKRQQQLISAMVDRAVSINTIFNIDALMTAVGDNMSTSMNFKDIVSFTNYGLKGNLQIESLNLEGSDLWTDAYYFQIDEQSLAETKQILQEHLGLTSPASAYSTEDSDDNL; encoded by the coding sequence ATGAAAAAAGATAATCAAGCACCTTCACGACTCGTTAAACGAGAAGTGAAAAAAAAGCAACGAAATAAAAAATTAATTATATTTCTTGTCGTACCTATTGTACTACTATTTTTATTAATCATTTCATATGGCGTTAGTGTATTTTTTAAAGCTCAACAAGTTGTTGATAATTCATTTGAAAGTGATGGACGAGATGGTGGTTCTGAACTAAGGGAAGATGAGATTGATCCGAATGTTGATAATGTGTCAATTCTGTTTATTGGGGTTGATCAAGGTGGAACGAGAGGTAATTCTGGTCACGGTCTATCAGATGCATTAATTCTAGCCACATTGAACAAAGAAGAGAATTCAGTAAAACTATTAAGTATCCCGCGTGATTCATACGTCTATGTACCTGAACGCGATCGTTATACGAAAATAAATCATGCCCATTCATATGGTGGTGCTAAAGCGACAATCGAGACAGTTGAAAATCTCTTAGAAGTACCGATTGATTATTTCGTCAGAATCAATTTTGATGCATTTATAGATATTGTCGACACACTCAATGGCGTTAAAGTTGATGTTCCTTATGAAATTAAAGAGATGGATTCAAACGATACTAAAGGAGCGATTCATTTATTACCAGGTGAACAATGGTTAAATGGCGAGGAAGCATTAGCATTTGCCCGTACACGTAAAAAGGATAATGATATTGAACGTGGAAAGAGACAGCAACAACTGATTAGCGCAATGGTCGATCGAGCTGTATCAATTAATACAATATTTAATATTGATGCTCTAATGACTGCAGTCGGTGACAATATGAGTACAAGTATGAATTTTAAAGATATCGTCAGCTTTACAAACTACGGTCTAAAAGGCAACCTGCAAATTGAGTCATTAAATTTAGAAGGTAGCGATTTATGGACTGATGCATATTACTTCCAAATTGATGAACAGAGTTTAGCTGAAACGAAACAAATTCTTCAAGAACATCTCGGATTAACAAGTCCTGCCTCAGCCTATTCAACTGAAGACAGTGATGATAATCTATAA
- a CDS encoding IS3 family transposase has translation MPKVCRTESTFKTLKTEFILDEHFKTQSELDLALYDYVNCYNNIRFLRSFSYLERKKYKQLK, from the coding sequence GTGCCCAAGGTATGCCGTACTGAATCGACGTTTAAGACGCTTAAAACTGAATTTATACTGGATGAGCATTTTAAAACACAGTCAGAATTAGATTTGGCATTATACGATTATGTGAATTGTTACAACAATATCCGTTTCCTCAGATCATTCAGTTACTTGGAACGTAAAAAATATAAGCAATTAAAATGA
- a CDS encoding CDP-glycerol glycerophosphotransferase family protein, translating into MKQFVMYALRTIAPIIYRIAFRVASLLPQNENTIVFESFLGNQYSDNPKAIFLYIKENHPEFKLYWSLNKEVIPSFLNEDIQIIKRLSLKWVLTMARAKYWVTNTRLPLWIPKRTNTVYLQTWHGTPLKKLGVDIEEVRMPGTTTEKYRRNFINEAVKWDYLVSPNPYSTEIFKRAFQFQGKVIESGYPRNDVLQKGLTSREDILKEMNLPLNKKIILYAPTWRDNQFYTVGKYKLNLHLDLELFKKEFGDNFIILLRSHYLISENINIENYSGFVYDFSSYKDISDLYLVSDVLITDYSSVFFDYAILGRPILFFVYDIEEYRDQLRGFYFDMENYAPGPLLKTNDQLIEALKKLDLDNFKPDQNYQSFIKKFCSLEDGNATKRVVDTLLESENHTL; encoded by the coding sequence TTGAAGCAGTTTGTAATGTATGCTTTGAGGACAATTGCCCCTATAATATATCGTATCGCATTTAGAGTTGCCTCATTATTACCGCAAAATGAAAATACAATCGTATTTGAGAGCTTTTTGGGAAATCAGTATAGTGACAATCCTAAAGCAATATTTCTGTATATCAAGGAAAATCATCCGGAATTCAAACTATATTGGAGTTTAAATAAAGAAGTCATACCCTCATTTCTAAATGAGGACATTCAAATAATTAAGCGACTTTCTTTGAAATGGGTTCTGACGATGGCTAGAGCAAAGTACTGGGTCACTAATACTAGATTACCACTTTGGATCCCAAAACGAACTAATACAGTTTATCTTCAAACGTGGCACGGCACTCCCTTGAAGAAGTTGGGGGTTGATATTGAAGAAGTCCGGATGCCCGGTACGACAACAGAAAAATACAGACGCAATTTTATTAATGAAGCAGTCAAATGGGATTATTTGGTATCACCTAACCCGTATTCTACGGAAATTTTCAAAAGAGCTTTTCAATTTCAAGGTAAAGTGATTGAATCTGGATACCCTAGAAATGATGTCTTACAAAAGGGATTAACCAGTAGAGAAGATATACTTAAAGAAATGAATCTTCCTTTAAATAAAAAAATTATTTTATACGCCCCTACATGGAGAGACAATCAATTCTATACTGTAGGTAAATATAAATTAAATCTTCATCTGGACCTAGAGTTATTTAAAAAGGAATTTGGAGATAATTTTATCATTTTGTTAAGATCACACTATTTAATTTCAGAGAACATAAATATTGAAAACTATAGCGGATTTGTTTATGATTTTTCATCGTATAAGGATATAAGTGATCTTTATTTAGTATCTGATGTTTTAATTACTGATTATTCATCAGTATTCTTTGATTATGCAATCTTAGGCCGACCAATTTTATTTTTTGTGTATGATATTGAAGAGTACCGAGACCAATTACGAGGTTTCTATTTTGATATGGAGAATTATGCTCCTGGGCCATTATTAAAAACAAATGATCAATTAATAGAGGCATTAAAAAAATTGGATCTAGATAATTTTAAACCAGATCAAAACTATCAATCCTTTATAAAGAAATTTTGCAGTCTGGAAGATGGGAATGCTACCAAAAGAGTAGTTGATACATTATTAGAAAGTGAAAATCATACTTTATAA
- a CDS encoding nuclease-related domain-containing protein, with translation MKIVLPLSKTELHQQSEILLKRYPRRDKILDELQDIYRREEAGYQGEKQLDYYLNLSDLAGAYSLAGLRLKGDKHYFQIDRMILTQSVCIIIESKNLKGQLLLNEEDQLIQQTSDSQKIYENPYTQVKLQAKQLRQVLNQLGYSDLPIHPLVVFTNKNAILNLGGTPDLIALHRLTFRIDEILNFYQRIQNPKMIQNLAYRLLSKHTVRRENILEKFNLNIYSIRTGVLCSDCERGKMVRVHGTWICEFCKQQNQQAHISALSDYAKIVNPLITNKTARYFLEVESRFTVYRIFKDLNLPISGNRNSTHYDLSKIIPV, from the coding sequence ATGAAAATTGTTTTACCATTGTCAAAAACTGAATTACATCAACAATCGGAGATCTTGTTAAAGCGGTATCCTAGAAGAGATAAAATTTTAGATGAGCTACAGGATATTTACCGGAGAGAAGAAGCGGGATATCAAGGTGAAAAGCAGCTAGATTATTATTTAAACTTGTCTGATTTAGCAGGTGCGTATAGTTTGGCAGGATTAAGATTAAAAGGTGATAAACACTATTTTCAAATCGATCGAATGATTTTAACACAGTCAGTCTGCATCATTATTGAGTCTAAAAATCTTAAAGGTCAGTTATTATTAAACGAAGAAGATCAACTGATCCAGCAAACCTCAGATAGTCAAAAAATTTATGAAAATCCCTACACACAAGTAAAACTTCAAGCAAAACAACTCCGCCAGGTTTTGAATCAACTTGGCTATTCAGACTTACCTATTCATCCACTTGTTGTCTTCACAAATAAAAATGCAATATTAAATCTAGGAGGAACGCCAGATCTAATTGCGTTACACAGACTTACTTTCCGAATCGACGAAATCCTAAATTTTTATCAAAGAATTCAAAATCCAAAGATGATCCAAAATCTAGCTTATAGATTGTTGAGCAAACACACGGTGAGGAGGGAGAATATTCTTGAAAAATTTAATTTAAATATTTACTCAATCCGTACTGGAGTGTTGTGTTCCGATTGTGAACGGGGAAAGATGGTGCGTGTTCATGGTACGTGGATTTGTGAATTTTGTAAACAGCAGAATCAACAGGCACATATCTCAGCACTTAGTGATTATGCAAAAATAGTAAATCCCCTTATTACAAATAAGACAGCTCGATATTTTTTGGAGGTTGAATCGCGTTTTACAGTGTACCGAATATTTAAAGATTTAAATCTACCGATTAGTGGGAATAGAAATTCAACTCACTATGATTTATCAAAAATAATTCCGGTATAA
- a CDS encoding CDP-glycerol glycerophosphotransferase family protein, protein MNFKASFIRRLSKFISVITPKNKKLIVFESFLGRQYSDNPRAIYEYLKREKEDYICYWSVDPKHINKFKDENLKIIKRFTLKWLFVAMRAKYWISNSRIPLWIYKPKGTTYIQTWHGTPLKKLALDMDKINTSWKNPHLYKSDFITESARWDYLISPNSYSTKIFKRAFDFKNEVIESGYPRNDYLINNNTPENIARIKSKIGIPEDKKVILYAPTWRDSFSFDLPLSITNLKKSLGDDYFIIVRLHYLVTKTSELIGHDDFIKNVSSYNDINELYLISDILVTDYSSVFFDYAVLQRPIIFYCYDLDEYKNDMRGFYFDFEKEAPGPIVQTTDELIDAVHNIDNYKLPLEFVKIFSSLEDGNASKRVVEQIMKP, encoded by the coding sequence ATGAATTTTAAAGCATCATTCATACGTAGATTAAGTAAATTTATTAGTGTAATAACCCCTAAAAATAAAAAGTTAATAGTTTTTGAAAGTTTCTTGGGACGCCAATATAGTGATAATCCACGTGCGATTTATGAGTACTTAAAAAGAGAAAAAGAGGATTATATATGTTATTGGAGTGTTGATCCAAAGCATATTAATAAATTTAAAGATGAAAACTTAAAAATAATAAAAAGATTTACACTAAAGTGGTTGTTTGTTGCAATGAGAGCAAAATACTGGATTTCTAATAGCCGAATCCCTTTATGGATATATAAGCCAAAAGGTACAACTTATATACAAACCTGGCATGGAACACCTTTAAAAAAACTTGCCTTAGATATGGACAAAATAAATACGTCTTGGAAAAACCCACACTTATATAAATCAGATTTTATAACAGAATCAGCTAGATGGGATTACTTAATCTCGCCAAATAGTTATTCTACAAAGATTTTTAAACGTGCCTTTGATTTTAAAAATGAAGTAATTGAATCTGGATATCCTAGAAATGATTATTTAATTAATAATAACACTCCAGAAAACATCGCTCGGATAAAATCTAAAATAGGAATCCCAGAAGATAAAAAAGTGATACTATATGCACCTACATGGCGGGATAGCTTTTCATTTGATTTGCCTTTAAGCATAACAAATTTAAAAAAATCACTTGGTGACGACTACTTTATTATTGTAAGACTGCATTATTTAGTAACTAAAACCTCTGAACTAATCGGGCACGATGATTTCATTAAAAACGTTTCATCTTATAACGATATTAATGAATTGTATCTAATTAGTGATATATTGGTAACCGATTATTCTAGTGTTTTCTTTGATTATGCCGTCCTTCAACGTCCTATAATATTTTATTGCTATGACTTAGATGAATACAAAAATGATATGAGGGGCTTTTATTTCGATTTTGAAAAAGAAGCACCTGGTCCAATCGTACAAACGACAGATGAGTTAATCGATGCTGTTCACAATATTGATAATTATAAGTTACCTTTAGAATTTGTTAAAATCTTTTCTTCTTTAGAAGATGGAAATGCATCAAAGAGAGTGGTTGAACAAATAATGAAACCTTAA
- a CDS encoding ABC transporter permease, which yields MKSLYLVLKEQIVNFYLIRRLSFYELKSANNSNYLGIAWEFLNPLIQILIYWFVFGYGIRARGDVEISTGELVPFLPWMVTGFIVYTLFYQSTIQGSKSIYTRLKMLSKMNFPLSIIPNIVIFSQLYIHIFMIFLSLVIIYTFGYGINIYFIQVFYFLFSTVILSYSLALITSTLSTIIRDIHMLLNSSLRLLLYISPVLWSLEDSGRMSGSIKGLLRYNPLYYLIEGYRASFFGTGWYFIENIKLTICFWILTLFILLLGSIIHVRFRRHLIDFV from the coding sequence ATGAAATCTTTATATTTAGTATTAAAAGAACAGATTGTGAATTTTTATTTAATTCGACGTCTATCTTTTTATGAACTTAAGAGCGCCAATAATAGTAATTACCTAGGTATCGCATGGGAATTCTTAAATCCACTTATACAAATTTTAATTTATTGGTTTGTTTTTGGATATGGCATAAGAGCAAGAGGCGATGTTGAAATCAGTACTGGTGAATTGGTACCATTCTTACCTTGGATGGTTACTGGTTTTATTGTTTATACATTGTTTTACCAATCAACAATACAGGGGTCAAAATCTATCTATACTCGCCTTAAAATGCTTTCTAAAATGAATTTTCCGTTAAGTATTATTCCAAATATAGTTATATTTTCTCAACTATACATTCACATTTTTATGATATTTTTATCATTGGTCATAATTTATACGTTTGGTTACGGTATCAATATATATTTCATTCAAGTATTTTATTTCTTGTTTTCGACAGTAATACTTTCATATTCACTGGCATTAATTACATCAACATTATCAACAATTATCAGAGACATACACATGCTCCTAAATTCTTCTTTACGTCTGTTACTATATATTTCACCTGTCCTTTGGAGTTTAGAAGACTCGGGAAGAATGTCAGGTTCAATTAAAGGACTACTACGATATAATCCTTTATATTACTTAATTGAGGGCTATCGGGCAAGTTTCTTTGGTACGGGTTGGTACTTTATCGAGAATATCAAATTGACAATTTGCTTTTGGATATTAACCCTCTTTATTCTCTTACTAGGTTCGATCATTCATGTCAGATTTAGAAGACATCTTATTGATTTTGTTTAA
- the wecB gene encoding non-hydrolyzing UDP-N-acetylglucosamine 2-epimerase, whose amino-acid sequence MEKIKVMVVFGTRPEAIKMAPLVRELQERSSEFELIVTVTAQHREMLDQVLDVFGVKPNYDLNIMKKKQTLAEITTRALNGLNDIIEETSPDIVLVHGDTTTTFAASLASYYQQVAVGHVEAGLRTWNKHSPFPEEINRQLTSVIADIHFAPTEKSKQNLISENIAQDHIYVTGNTAIDALKTTVSDTYSHPILDEIGDKRLVLLTAHRRENLGGNMEQMFRAIKRLVEAHRDIYVVYPVHLNPVVQQTAADILADSDRIQLIEPLGVIDFHNFAARSHLILTDSGGVQEEAPSLGVPVLVLRDTTERPEGIDAGTLKLAGTDEDTIFNLANQLLTDQEEYDRMAQAKNPYGDGEASRRIADAILAYFNVEKDK is encoded by the coding sequence ATGGAAAAAATAAAAGTAATGGTTGTATTCGGTACAAGACCAGAAGCAATTAAAATGGCACCACTTGTTCGTGAATTACAAGAACGCTCATCAGAGTTTGAATTAATTGTGACGGTAACAGCACAGCATCGCGAAATGCTAGATCAAGTACTGGATGTTTTTGGAGTAAAGCCAAATTACGATTTAAATATCATGAAAAAGAAACAGACATTAGCAGAGATAACGACTCGTGCGTTAAATGGCTTGAATGATATTATTGAGGAGACAAGCCCTGATATTGTCCTTGTTCATGGTGATACAACGACGACATTTGCTGCATCATTGGCAAGTTATTATCAACAAGTAGCTGTCGGCCATGTCGAAGCGGGATTAAGAACGTGGAATAAGCACTCACCTTTTCCTGAAGAGATTAATCGTCAATTGACAAGTGTGATAGCTGACATTCATTTTGCGCCGACTGAAAAGTCAAAACAAAACTTAATCAGTGAAAATATTGCACAAGATCATATTTATGTAACCGGAAATACTGCCATTGATGCATTAAAAACAACAGTATCTGATACATATTCCCATCCTATTTTAGACGAGATTGGTGACAAGCGATTAGTCTTATTAACAGCTCACAGAAGAGAAAATCTTGGTGGAAATATGGAACAGATGTTTCGAGCTATAAAACGACTAGTTGAAGCGCATCGTGATATTTATGTGGTCTATCCAGTTCATTTAAATCCAGTTGTTCAACAAACGGCAGCTGATATTTTAGCTGATTCAGATCGTATTCAGTTAATTGAACCATTGGGTGTAATTGATTTTCATAATTTTGCTGCTCGATCACATTTGATTTTAACTGATTCAGGCGGAGTTCAAGAAGAGGCTCCATCATTAGGTGTGCCTGTTTTAGTGTTACGTGATACGACTGAACGTCCAGAGGGAATTGATGCAGGTACATTAAAATTAGCGGGTACAGATGAAGACACGATCTTCAATTTAGCAAATCAACTATTAACAGATCAAGAAGAATATGACCGTATGGCACAAGCCAAAAACCCTTACGGTGATGGTGAAGCATCAAGAAGAATTGCAGATGCAATATTGGCGTACTTTAATGTGGAAAAGGATAAGTAA
- the tagH gene encoding teichoic acids export ABC transporter ATP-binding subunit TagH has protein sequence MNKRIVLKNISKKYKLYKNQKERVLDLILPREYGEDFWALNNIDFEADEGDVVGFVGINGSGKSTLSNIIAGIVPATTGTIEVNGQVSLIAVSSGLKAELSGRDNIELKCLMLGFSKKEIKAMEDDIIEFAELEQFIDQPIKSYSSGMRARLGFAISVTVDPDILIVDEALSVGDKAFSEKSLAKMQEFKNRGKTMIFVSHSIAQMRQFCDKILWLEYGKIKEYGEADKVLKNYEAFLKEFKNLNKQQREEYRKKALGLK, from the coding sequence ATGAATAAAAGAATTGTATTGAAAAACATCTCAAAAAAGTATAAGTTATATAAAAATCAAAAAGAAAGAGTTTTAGACTTGATTTTGCCGAGAGAATACGGCGAAGATTTTTGGGCTCTAAATAATATTGACTTTGAAGCGGATGAGGGAGATGTGGTTGGTTTCGTTGGGATTAATGGATCTGGAAAATCAACTTTGTCTAACATAATCGCAGGTATTGTTCCTGCCACAACTGGGACTATAGAAGTAAATGGACAAGTATCTTTAATCGCTGTTTCTTCTGGTTTGAAAGCTGAATTGAGTGGACGGGATAACATTGAACTCAAATGTCTAATGCTTGGTTTTTCGAAGAAAGAAATAAAAGCTATGGAAGATGATATTATTGAATTTGCCGAATTAGAACAATTCATTGATCAACCGATAAAGTCATATTCCAGTGGTATGAGAGCTCGCTTGGGCTTTGCTATATCGGTTACAGTTGATCCTGACATCTTAATTGTCGATGAAGCTTTATCTGTTGGTGATAAAGCCTTTTCTGAAAAATCTTTAGCGAAAATGCAAGAGTTTAAAAACAGAGGAAAAACTATGATTTTTGTTAGTCATTCTATAGCTCAAATGAGACAGTTTTGTGATAAAATTCTTTGGCTTGAATATGGGAAGATTAAAGAGTACGGAGAAGCTGATAAGGTCTTAAAAAATTATGAAGCCTTTTTAAAAGAATTTAAAAATCTAAATAAACAACAAAGAGAAGAGTACAGAAAAAAAGCTTTAGGCTTAAAATAA
- a CDS encoding glycosyltransferase codes for MNKARIKRMLIFLLNPIVLYLKKNIEYLRMKYTKYLDRPIYDKTILFEAYSGQSVTGNSLALFEEIHNDSRFKEYRFIWSSIEPKKERKALSQYRNVKLVKKGTVAYVKYLARAKYLITDTTFPHYFNKREEQSYIMAWHGTPYKTIGKDVKSSNYDSHKNVMKNILHTDYFISPSKYTTDTILNSQTSKDLFSGEVLELGMPRVDLTYNVNAEDLKMKMNIPLEKKVVLYAPTWNDYSQDINQSVSELVRDAEQLQMLLGNDYLVALKVHYYEYQAISNMNTECYLVDNSIDTNKVLQISDYLITDYSSVFFDYLGLKRPIYFYFKNYDEYSTKRGLYLEKDELPGPTCSTIDKLAELISESTGILEDKYFPMIERFSPYDDGKVSKRVIDYIFFNKKQTLGSIYKTETTKEKILIYGGYFKNNGITESLIRLTNQFDYEKYNLTIIIPSIVPKNSGVEKVIDRLDPKINLLFNNNRINLKFNEEYQYKLFMNRGLNGIVKKLNIDHIMYRGYKQIVGNVKYDKVIDFSGYNSFYGSVFAFSNVKEKITYLHSDMKKDKERVVRGRRPNKLPLQLMFSIYKYFDKILSVSKTSHLTNLSKLGEQLGITNKMDYVENYLDAERIERLSEEYQEFNILNQKVLIDNVNLEDGVLEFKGILKPSKNNNNYVTLGRLSPEKNQELLIRAFKRVLNEEPNSRLYIIGEGTQRKKLMTLIQNLEIEDKVILTGHMDNPYYLLKMCDVFVLSSNYEGQALAILEALAVGLKVISTDIPGPDNILKQGYGELVEATEIGLSRKMISVIKPEKKYKKFDPYLYDEKVKERVKSILE; via the coding sequence ATGAATAAAGCTAGAATAAAAAGAATGTTAATTTTTTTACTTAATCCAATTGTATTATACTTAAAAAAGAATATTGAATATTTAAGGATGAAATACACTAAATACTTAGATAGACCAATCTATGATAAAACAATATTATTTGAAGCATACTCTGGACAAAGTGTAACGGGTAACTCTTTAGCTCTATTTGAGGAAATACATAATGATTCTCGATTCAAGGAGTATAGATTTATTTGGAGTTCTATAGAACCGAAAAAGGAGAGAAAGGCACTTTCTCAGTATAGAAATGTTAAACTTGTAAAAAAAGGTACTGTTGCATATGTTAAGTATTTAGCACGCGCTAAGTATTTAATTACAGACACAACCTTCCCGCACTATTTTAACAAAAGGGAAGAACAAAGTTATATTATGGCGTGGCATGGAACGCCTTATAAAACAATTGGGAAAGATGTGAAAAGCTCTAACTATGATTCGCATAAAAATGTAATGAAAAATATATTACATACTGATTATTTTATTTCACCATCAAAATATACTACTGATACAATACTGAATAGTCAAACCTCAAAAGATTTGTTTTCAGGTGAAGTTTTAGAGTTAGGAATGCCGAGAGTGGATTTAACTTATAATGTAAATGCTGAAGATTTAAAAATGAAAATGAATATTCCTCTTGAAAAAAAGGTTGTCTTATATGCGCCAACATGGAATGACTATAGTCAAGATATCAATCAGAGTGTTAGTGAGTTAGTTAGAGATGCTGAGCAATTACAGATGTTACTTGGTAATGATTATTTAGTAGCATTAAAGGTACATTACTACGAATATCAGGCCATCTCAAATATGAATACGGAATGCTATTTAGTTGATAACTCTATTGACACTAATAAAGTACTGCAAATCAGTGATTATTTAATTACAGATTATTCTAGCGTGTTTTTTGATTATCTTGGATTAAAGAGACCGATATATTTTTATTTTAAAAACTACGATGAATATAGCACCAAACGCGGTTTATACCTAGAAAAAGATGAATTACCTGGTCCAACTTGTTCGACTATCGATAAATTGGCTGAATTGATTAGTGAATCTACTGGTATTTTAGAGGATAAATACTTTCCAATGATAGAAAGATTTTCACCATATGATGATGGTAAAGTATCAAAAAGAGTTATCGATTATATTTTCTTTAATAAAAAACAAACATTGGGGTCTATCTATAAGACTGAAACAACTAAGGAAAAAATATTAATTTATGGTGGATACTTTAAAAATAATGGAATAACTGAGTCTTTAATTAGATTAACTAATCAATTTGATTATGAAAAATATAACTTAACAATAATTATTCCTAGTATTGTACCTAAAAACAGTGGAGTAGAAAAAGTCATTGACCGATTAGATCCAAAAATTAATTTGTTGTTTAATAATAATCGCATTAATCTTAAGTTTAATGAGGAGTATCAGTATAAGCTTTTTATGAATCGTGGATTAAACGGAATTGTAAAAAAACTAAATATTGACCATATAATGTATAGGGGATATAAACAAATCGTAGGTAATGTTAAATATGACAAAGTAATAGACTTTAGTGGTTATAATTCATTTTATGGTTCAGTCTTTGCTTTTAGTAATGTGAAAGAAAAAATAACATATCTTCACAGTGACATGAAGAAAGATAAAGAACGTGTAGTAAGAGGGAGACGGCCGAACAAATTACCGCTACAATTAATGTTTTCAATTTATAAGTACTTTGATAAAATACTTTCTGTATCTAAAACAAGTCACTTAACAAATTTATCCAAATTAGGTGAGCAATTAGGTATAACTAATAAGATGGACTATGTTGAGAATTACTTAGATGCCGAAAGAATAGAGAGGCTATCAGAAGAATACCAAGAATTCAATATTTTAAATCAGAAAGTCTTAATAGACAATGTAAATTTAGAAGATGGAGTATTAGAATTTAAGGGAATTTTAAAACCTTCTAAAAATAATAACAATTACGTTACCTTAGGTCGCCTTTCCCCAGAGAAGAATCAAGAGCTACTAATCAGAGCATTCAAAAGAGTTTTAAATGAAGAACCTAATAGTAGATTGTATATAATTGGTGAAGGTACACAAAGGAAAAAGTTGATGACCCTAATCCAAAATTTAGAAATTGAAGATAAAGTGATTTTAACAGGACATATGGATAATCCATATTATTTATTAAAAATGTGTGATGTCTTTGTCTTAAGCTCAAACTATGAGGGACAAGCGCTAGCTATACTTGAGGCATTAGCGGTAGGTCTTAAAGTGATATCTACAGATATTCCTGGACCAGATAATATCTTGAAGCAAGGGTATGGTGAGTTAGTAGAGGCAACTGAGATAGGATTGTCTAGAAAGATGATTTCAGTGATTAAACCGGAGAAAAAATATAAAAAATTTGATCCTTATCTTTATGATGAAAAAGTTAAGGAAAGAGTTAAATCCATACTAGAATAA
- a CDS encoding WecB/TagA/CpsF family glycosyltransferase encodes MGIPFNNLSKQDLIDNITASDTGKNFIVTANPEIVMEARNNLAYKNSITKSDYIIADGIGIIIASKLLKQPLSERIPGYELMMTMIEYASKNQKSCYFLGASEEVNQAAVRKLKEKFPELIIAGHHHGFFKLDDESIVNDVRKTQPDFVFVALGMPRQEQWIANNIDSFSKGVFMGVGGSFDVVAGEVQRAPEIWIKLNLEWLYRLIKQPSRFKRILKVFEFIFRMIIRKY; translated from the coding sequence ATGGGGATACCTTTTAATAATCTCTCCAAGCAAGATTTAATTGATAATATAACAGCTTCAGATACAGGGAAAAATTTTATCGTCACAGCCAATCCCGAAATTGTGATGGAAGCTCGTAATAATTTGGCGTATAAGAACAGTATCACAAAATCTGATTATATCATCGCTGATGGAATTGGGATTATTATCGCGTCTAAATTGCTAAAGCAGCCTTTATCTGAAAGAATACCAGGCTATGAATTAATGATGACAATGATTGAATATGCATCTAAGAATCAAAAAAGTTGCTACTTTCTTGGTGCGAGTGAAGAAGTTAATCAAGCTGCTGTCAGAAAGCTTAAAGAGAAATTCCCTGAATTAATTATAGCAGGTCATCATCACGGATTTTTCAAATTGGATGATGAGAGCATTGTAAATGACGTTAGAAAGACACAACCTGATTTCGTTTTCGTTGCACTTGGAATGCCAAGGCAGGAACAGTGGATCGCAAATAATATTGATTCTTTTTCAAAGGGCGTTTTCATGGGTGTTGGTGGTAGTTTTGATGTCGTTGCAGGAGAAGTCCAAAGAGCACCAGAGATTTGGATAAAGCTTAATCTTGAGTGGTTATATCGATTAATTAAGCAGCCCTCACGATTTAAACGTATTTTAAAAGTTTTTGAATTTATTTTTAGGATGATAATTAGAAAGTATTAA